A window of Solanum stenotomum isolate F172 chromosome 9, ASM1918654v1, whole genome shotgun sequence genomic DNA:
taaaaattaattgttaaataGTCAAAATTCTAGACATATGACAAGTTTTCTAATTTTACAGTTACGTTGCGAAAAATCAAACCTACAATGAACTTTGATCATTATGTTAATCTAATATATATGATGAGaaaataattcttaaaaatTGGTCAAAATTCGTATAATTTAACTCTCATTAAGCAAAGTATGACAAGTAAAAGCGCACAAAGGACTATTACATTGACATCTAGTGGATGTGTTCCCATGGAAGTAGGAGAAATAACACAAATAAGTTTTTGATAATATATAGATATGTTATTTAACTTGACTTCAGCTAACATCTATGTCTTTCAACTTTAGTATGCGCAAGTAATAgttgtgtgtctacttgttcaatcttatacaagtttaaatacCTATTTatgcatataaaaaattaaaagacataaatgtAAGTTGAAGTCAAAATAAAGGACATATTTATATAGTTGCTGtcattagttattatttttttcctttttggtttTTGGAGGTTAAAAttgtttaatcttttatttttttttggatgcaAATGATTCAAACCATCAAAAAAGCTTTGCtgccattattttttttttcctttttatgttttggttaaaattatttacctTGATCTTTCAACAGCAAATGAATTTCAATCTAATATGTTTATCTATACACATGACAAGAAATAAATACTATCTCGTTTAATTTTACAGTTACATTATGGAAAGTCAATTTTGTAtgaactttgaaaattatattaatataataaaaaaataattataaaatattgatcaaaatttatattatttaactCTCGTCAACTAAAATATAACCACAAggagaattattatatagtggaTGTGTTCCCATGGAAATCGGAGAAATAACGCAAATAAGTTATCATGCAATTTATGTGCACTTTGGGTAAATCCAAGATTTGGAATTGTTGCTTGGAAGGATATAACTTtctcatcaaattttttttcatgttatatatagtcaaactttattatataatataatatttatgggTTAGGGTACTTTGGTTTTTCAATTTCACttgttataatttatttttatatgataaatatatggcaataaaaaatatatgataataaatattaggagaattaataattaaaagtcctaaatatatagtaaaaaaatattttaagaattaaGAAGTCGTAAAATATAtaacaagagaaaaatatatgtaagatatattaggaaaattaataattaagaagtcttaaaatatatgataagaGGAAATANNNNNNNNNNNNNNNNNNNNNNNNNNNNNNNNaaatatatttaaaaatattcaaaataaaatacaaacaaTATTCGTCGTTAATGAATTACACAAACAATAACATTTCAATAAAGATAGAATAGTGATAGTTCCAACGACTAAACAATTAGTTTTGTACCAAtactaatttataaatttattggtattataatgatatatacaaattatatgcAATTATACATTTAAGTATGatattcaacattttttttatgaataccAAATATCGTATCgggtataatttttttcaaaaaaatgcataataaatacaacaatattaaaattaggaaaaattatagaaatcccACATTTTAGTTTTACTATGAAAAGAGTTTAGTGTTGAAAAGAGAAGTATTAAAGAGGATGTAACTTTGtgcaaaataagaaaaagaaaagtgttgaaagaaataaaagaaagaaaaagaagaaagtgagaaataagaaaaaaagaagaagtcaaaAGTCGCATCATTGGTCGAAAAGAGTTAAGGGAAAGAAATTGAGATGAAAAGTTGCCAAAAATAGGTCAAGGAAGAGGTAAATAGCCAATGAactgtcaaggagggcagaaagtcactaaaaagtacccaaatgtactacacctgaccctgagcctccgttacaagctaagaaaagtcttatagtgatcctagtgactagtttggagagtctaagcagtgaaaataagggcaagcctattatcccctataagttttacaaatttccaaaatccctcatttcgCACATCAacttagtgtatctcgcgcatcacattaatgtatcagcgcttatattattgtatctcgcgcattagattagtgtatcatgtacaaaatgtaatgtatcttacttaacgattaatgtatctcgcgcattagattaatgtatcaactcttatattattgtatccgtttgaggaatttttgtaattataaacttttaagggataaattaaaattttgccttaaaagtatgtgatttctgtaatttgcccaaaTTATGATGTAAAGAAATTGGatttcaatataataatttgatATCTACCGTAGCAGGTAGCCTCCGAGTTGGACTCTAGCCTACTTGGGCTTGGAAAAACAAACTAAAGGTACATCAATGGAATCTTTCAATGCCCATACTATCCCAGGCCCAATTATTTCCTAAAGAGGTCCATCAATGGCAATTGatataaaatgatatttataaGATGATATATTTATGGGACTTTacctaaaaaatatataaaattaggGGTGATATTAATCGATTTAGCGATTTTTTAGTAAATAACAAAAGTTTTTTCACAAAATGTGTACAATCTAGTAAACCAAACAAGTGACATATagaaaaacattcaaattacaattatatttttgtatgtcGTGTGTATATCATTGTATGTCCACTGATACATCATCATTGTTTAAAGCCCACTACAAATACTTAGAGTTGAATAAGAGTTTTTGAGTTTAATTAAGGGATAAAcatctgaaaaatatcccaactttggttggatttgttgttgcgatactaaactttcatgaggatctattacctccctagactatttaataccgtattttttaccccctgaactatttatagtgtattttaaaggtatatatgtgcccacgtggacacattactatttataattttgcattattttttatgtccacgtgggcaaaaatatatgtttaaaatacggtattcaatagtctagggaggtaatcggtcctcatgaaagtttagtatcgcaacagcaaattcgatcaaaattgaggtatttttcagacccttatccctataaTTAACACAAATTGTTTTGTTGAAGATATAAACACTCAATTCAACaatcaaaatacaattattctACCTAAAAGTACTgaaatttaatgtcatttattgGACCAGCTGTTTATTTgatttatcatattataaaatgaaattatataaTTGATAGGCACACTCACCTACCCCTGATTTTATATTCATCAATACCTATTCCTTGATGAccgtttttatttttattttttttaacatcaaCTTTTTAgatcataatttaattaaacGATTGTTATCcgttgtattgtattattaatttaaataaaatatatgaacgTGTGATATTGTGTAACAACGGAGAAAAATACAATCTTTTTaaacattatattaattaaaacaatatattataatacaatataatatattatgaaacaatacataacaattatatgatttattttgtgGTCATTAGAAATGTTAGAATAATGTAACGTTTGTTAGaaggataattttttaaaagctaAATTTGCACgacttttaaaaatatgaataaaatttaattaagaatTGTATTATATGGTCCCAGTAGATGATACGTTTTTCCATTCAATATTCTCCTCGTCTCCCCTATTGCAAGTATAAAGGCTATTTTTGGTACAAAATAATCACTAACTCCATCTACCTTCAAATTATTGATATTTCCTTTTAGAGCAATTCACATAAATAGTTGATATTAGTGGATTTAGTTCTCAACAAAAAtagttgctaattattttggGTTAATTTTTTAAACCCCAGATGAAGATTAGCAGTACTAATTATTTCAGTTGCTTATTTTTTCTGTGTTTACtactatttgtatttgtaaatTCATTTGAGGAACagaaaaatttgaagaaatcaGAATTTCCAGATGGGTTTTTATTTGGAACTACTACTTCAGCTTATCAagtattttcttctatttatttatcactttttcactaaaaattattttcattttttggatattatttgattcccttttttttttccagattgaAGGGGGATTTCTTGAAGATGGAAAAGGGTTGAGTAATTGGGATGTTTTTAGTCATACTAACGGTAAATTACTCACCTCGTGAATTAACTGTTGGATTGAGTTAGGCGGAATGTTATTTTCTTGTCATACTAGAGTTAAAATTTCGGCCTTGTCATTCTATCGTCTATGGTTGGAACTGTTGGATTGAGTTAGGCCGAATGTTATTTTCGTGTCATACTAGAGTTAAAATTTCGGCCTTGTCATTCTATCGTCTATGGTTGGCTGCAGTCAAGTAACTTACTTCATTGCCCCCAACTGTTTCAAGTACCCCTAGGGAAACAAAATGGCTTCATGTTTTTGTCCAGATTCATACCAATTTCGTAGTTCACTGGATGTTGAACCCCAACACGGGGCGCAATGGAGGAGCCAAGATTTTTACTAAGCAGattcaaaattatatgaaaaagtAAACATACGAAGAAGTCAAAGGGGTTCAACATTTACTATGTATACCTAATAATTTTAACTATGTATAAACAGTGTAGTCTTATTGGCTCCGCCCTTGGTTGGTTATATTGTCGACCCTCTAGATGTCTAGTCTTGGACGTGCAGGGGTGTTAGATGCCACATTTGTTGGGGATTTAGAACTAGCTATTATGTTGAAATTAGCCAAGGTCCATTTCTTAGTTATCTTTTTTCTGAAGTCTATTTTTTATGCATACACTGAGAAAAAATTTCGACTTTTAAATGGTTTCAGGAAGGATAAATAATGGAGATACTGGAGATATAGCGGATGATCATTACCATAGATTTCAGGTCGAATATCTGGATTTTGAATAGTTCTCTTAAAAGAAATTAACTTTACTTTCTGATTCTATGAATAATTGCAGGAAGATGTTGAGTTAATGCACTCTATTGGCTTGAATTCGTATCGTTTCTCTATCTCGTGGAGCAGAGTCCTTCCTAGTACTTTCCATTATGcttttgtttgtattttgttCCCTCGATTGCTGTCCTGATCGGATCAGTACTTATTTTGTTTACGTTTTTTTGAATTGTGATAGGAGGAAGGTTTGGTAAAGTAAATCTTGCTGGTGTTACGTTCTACAACAAACTCATTGATTCTCTCTTACTCAAAGGTGTAACGTTTGCAGATAGTACAAATTTTGGCTTAGTAAATTCATGGATGGTGTGGTTAGATAACAGAAATTTGACGTATAATTGCAGGAATAACACCTTTTGTGACTCTTAATCACCACGACCATCCACATGAACTCGAGGAAAAATATGGGGGATGGCTTAATCCTGTCATGCAGTATGTTTCTTTGAGTAAATACTAGGTATGGTACATTTGCTAGCGATCTTAAGGATGTCCGTTTTTTAATTGTGTCCCATTTTTTCTCTATAGGGAAGAATTTTCGTATTTTGCTCAGATTTGTTTTGCGAGTTTTGGTGATAGAGTGAAGTATTGGACCACAATCAATGAGCCAAACATGTTTGCAGAAATGGCCTATGTGAGGGGAGTGTACCCTCCTGCTCGTTGCTCCCCGCCTTTTGGCAACTGTTCAGCTGGAAATTCTGATACCGAACCTCTTGTTGCAATGCATAACATGTTATTGGCACATGCCAAGGCAGCAAAACTATATCGCGAGCATTTTCAGGTAAGGATCTGCTTTCACATAACTTCTCAAATAGTGTAACATGAGCTTACCCAAATTTGATGCAGCCTAAACATGGGGGATTCATAGGAATTGTTGTGCATTCATTTATGTATAAACCGTTAAGGAATAATGACTTTGATCGTGATGCTGCTAATAGGGCTGTGCTATTTACCGCTGCTTGGTTAGTCTTACTGGCTTAAAACTTGGCCTTTACAAGCTCGTTCACGCATTGACGGTAGCATAAATCTTGACATGCTATTAACCTCTTATCTCAGGGTTTTCGATCCTTTAGTACACGGAGATTACCCTCAAGAAATGCGTAAATATCTTCTAGATGCACTACCGAGGTTCACCTTAGATGAACGAAAGCTTATTAAAGATAGTATTGATTTCATGGGAATAAACCACTATGGCACTCTGTATGCAAAAGATTGCATTCATTCTAGCTGCGTTTGCTCCAATTCTAGTTGCATTGCGGGTGGAGACCACCCTATCCATGGCTATCTCATTACTCTAGCAGAGAAAGATGGCGTTTCTATTGGAGAACCGGTATGAAATTGTTTCGTAATCCTTAACTCTGCTTTCTCTCGTCATGATATGCTTATTATCCTGTTTTCCATAGACAGGAATGTCTCGATTTTTTGTCGTTCCTAATGGAATGGAGGAGATTGTGGActatatgaagaagagatatcatAACAAACCTATGTTTGTCACTGAAAATGGTAAATAATCGAGCCTCGTTTTCCTTGCTTATTCATATGCTTTGTCGAAAAGCTGTTTTATGAGGTAGATTGCAGGTTACGCTTCTCTGAATCCTACTACTGCACAAGCGGATGAGCTACAAAATGATACTAAGCGAGTTGAATTCCATAAATCATATCTTGCATCATTGGCTCGAGCGATCAGGTAATTGTACTCCCCTCCCATGTTCTCGTACCAAAACAACATGTTGGGTCAAATTTAGACGAGTCAAGAAGTGACAAATTAATAAACAAGTCATGACTCAACCAACCCAAAACTTTACGCAAAATGAAGTAATGACTGAATCTTTGATGCCTTTGTATGGCATTTACAGGAAGGGTGCTGATGTACGTGGTTATTTCATTTGGAGCCTGATGGATAATTTCGAGTGGACTAGTGGATACGAGCTGAAATTTGGGCTATACTACGTTGATCGCGCCACTTTAAATCGAGTTCCCAAGCTTTCAGCAAAATGGTATACAGATTTCTTGACTAACAACAGCCTCAATGGTGAAGAAACAGGAAAGTTAATTACATTTAAGTATAGTTCACAAGCAAATCATTTATCAGACAAATAGTCCTCCAACAAGTACTATTAACTATATTGCTTGaacttcttaaaaataaatgttatactAGTGTCATatccttcaaaaatatattacttttaaGACCCGTTTGATAGGATGTATTAGTCAAAATAGTCCATGGATTAAAAAATATCCATTGAATAGAGTAATTTTTCCCCTATATAGTCAAAATtacatcatataaattaaattcacaCCATGAATGGACTGTGTGGCAGGGTGAGTGGAGACTCAGATTCTCTTCCGTTACTGCTGACCCAATCCATCTaccttttacttattttaaaaatatttaaataacgaAATACATgtgttttatgtttatttttatttaaatatttgtatacaaatttttatatttgtatatgacaatgatttcctttggtttttcTGTTTTATCACCATATACATTTAAtctttttttgtataactttttaaagtttgtataaacgtgtagttttcgaattttgtataatataaatttatataatgtaatttgtataactgtgtaaagttcatatgtttatgtttgtatcaattcgttattttgagtttttatcatatttgtataaaattttagactttgtattattcaattatacaattatctaaccgatatacatatacaattcacctctctcccactctctgccctctctttctcgcctctctcctccctctccacATCTCGCACgccactctcctccctataTCATGTAGCTACGGATCGTAATTAGTAAACTATAGttatgaagcataattaagttattttttagtCGTTACGAGTGAAGGTTCcccattattatttatatgtcaaAATAAGTTTGCTTAGTTGTAAGTAGATTATTGAAACCAATTCCCGaatcctttattttattttggtaaaaTCCACAAATTGAATTGAGTGTTTTATATCTATAGCAATTTGTGTTAATTAAACTCAAAAACATTATTCAACTCAAAATATGTGTAGTGGGCTCTAAATAATGATAATGTATCAGTGGAGATACAATGATATcgctacatcaaaaatgatcattagtagtaattaattttaattgtcgccaattatgtatttttagcgaCAATTAACACTCTTTTTATGTGTCCATAAAGTCTTTAGCGACATTGattctaatgacacttaactaatatCGGTAAAaactttaacactctttattaatgtcaatatttattgctgctagaaattatttttgttgtagtgtataCATACGACACGACATACACACATATAATTGTTATGTTTTTTCGTGGTTGTTCATCTTTTCTAATACATATGGGTTtagatttttaatgtatctagttgattttgtttcttaaaCTAATGTATAATGCCTTTGTTTCAacattatgatacattacaattttatcatgcaCAATGTATCGTGTTCAAATGTTAGTTTTGATACGTAGCCTTAATTAgtattgatacttgatacaaaaATTCTACCAAATATATCATTTATCATGTATCAACCATTTCATCTACAAATTTCTGCTACATATGGATTTTGCTCCCTTTTTTAGTATTGGACTTACCCAATTTAATTATGATGATGAAAACTTTTATGAAAATCGATTGAAACGACCCATTAATCAGGGAGAATTTGAGAGCAGAGAAATGTTGAAGAAGGATGCATGCTCGAGTTATAAATCTAATGttgaaaaatgacaaaaaaaaaagaaaaaaagaaaaaaattggatcTGCCATTGCACTACCATCACTATCAAAGATACAAATTTTCAATGTATCTCgtttattttgattcttaaattaGTCTTTGTTAGTGTTATCATTGATCTAATATATCACTGTTATAATAATTAGCCtttgttttatgcaatgtatcTTCATATTTAATATACTGATATATAACTCTAATGATGTTGAATCTTCGATTAGTGTTTATCATGTTTAATATAaatgtacttgatacataaactttgtgttatgtatcacacacaaaaaaatattatttgaaacaattacatgtataataatgtatcatgcattaattttttaggcatgatacgtaaattcaaaattatactaaatgtatTTGATACATACCAATTACCAAACAATAATGTATCAATCTCAAACCTAACATCTTATGGACAACAATTTCTTaattaatgtatctagtagaagtacaacacttatcaatttaaacaagttATATAAATAGCCATGCATTGATAAATCTATCTATCTCGaaaacacaatttaaaaaaCGATTAGACAACATTATAAAAGTGATAGATAATCCACCAAAGCTATGTATCTCTTCATGAGGCACTCTCTGGTGACAATGTTGAGTTCAGTGTTAAGAATGTTGTTGTTAAGGATCTTAAGCGTGGTTTTGTTAACTTTCCTTATCTCATCGATCTCCTGCGATGATAGATTTGAGACTCACAAAAGAAATTGTTTGTCCCAACAACTATTCATCATGTATCTCATCAAATTTGAATCTAATTTGAATGGTTCTTCGATGAacaatgaatatggagaagaAATTTGATGTTTTGAACTTTTTGGTTCTTTTAGAATTTGCGATTGATTGATTGACAATAAGAAAAATCGTATAAGCgtaatttttaagattttaattgaattttctgttttttccctttttcagcGTAATAACTTGATACATAATGTATCTGAATAATGAATTATGTATTCGGATTGTGTAAAAATTAAGAGAttattgtaattagaaaaagaataggAGTAGGATGTAATTTTACTCCTTactatttatgtaagttatagtAAAGTCCACATTTGATAGTGTAACCAAATCTCCACTCAAAATTATCTATTAAACCCCACACGAAATAACCACGTACATAAGCACCATTCATGTCTATCATAATTTATTAATGAGAAAATATTACATCTTAATCCgagcaaaaaaatattaattatatgaaaCATATATGTAATCCAATAAGGTTAAATTCATTTGAATCCAATATTTTTATTACTAAAATACATATATCccattgaatttaaattttagattgGCCATCGAATCTAATTTAGTGGTTGGTCACTATTTTGGTTATTATCAATCTCCTAATTAACCGTATCAATCTcctatttttcctattttggtTCTTGTTTCATcctttttctatgttttaatttttttatactgAAGATTGAtatcattttgttttttctaaaaaataaaaattgaaaatcgtttttgttaaaataataataattattcttatttcttaaatctattttgtttttggaataTGTAGtttttgtaatatatttttctagaCGAATAGTACAATatctaacaaataataaattaattaagaaataaaacgaaaaatgaattcaaataatttttaatcaattaattaacattatattttccttaaatatatCAATCccatgattttctcttaattgGTTGGtcattatattgattgttatCCGTCTCCTAATTAATAGTATCAATCTCCTATTTTAGTTCTTCCTTCCtctttttatttactatttgttaaaataaattcatttttcgtttttatttcttcttaatAACTACGGGAAATTCATAGGTCACATAATTGCAAATAGAGAAAGCTCTAAAGATGGGAAAAAAGGCTAaatttttcaaatcaataatGACCTTCCACTGCTTTTTTAGTGGAACTTCATCAAAAAAGAACAAGGAGATGTTTCTACACCATGaaggtatattttttttgttcttgtttgACTATCGAAGTAGAATCTTGATGTAATTACTAATAAAGTTGCAATTATGTGACCTATGTAGACTATAAGGTCACAAGTTTGAGTTGTGGAAACAAATATTGCATACAATAGATCCTTATGGTTCATAACAAAAGATTAGTGTTCATAACGAAAGTTTAGTACACACTAGCTATAgctaaaattcaattttttgaatGCAGGAAAGCagtcaaaaaatataatagaggAGATAAATCAGATGGATATTGATTGGGTGAGTTTTATCATGCACAATTGTTattatttcttgttttaaattaattttctttcattatttgtttattgcaaataatttgtgtgGCTCAACATTGCACACGTAGTTAAGTCTATTAACACTTGTTTTAATTATTCTATCTAGGCCATTGAAATCTACTTTCCCGAGGAAATAATTGTGGAAATTCTCATCAAATTACCTGTTCAGTCTCTTCTTCGATTTAAATGTGCTTCAAAATTTTGGAAGACATTGATCACCTCAGACCACTTTAAGGAAAAGCATTACAATCATgctaagaataataaaaaaattcttattacTCGATGGCTTCCTGATCATACAACTTCATATTATTGTTCTTCTTTATCATCTCCTCAACCATTACAAAAGCTTGGTTGTTGCCCTTCAAATAATAAACCAAACAGGTATGAAGTATTATGTTGTTATGATGGTTTGTGtcttttgcatttttattaTGACTATTTACTGTGGAACCCGTCCACAAATGAATCAATACAACTTCCTTATATTGATTACCAAGAGTCAATTCGTAGCACTTTCGGATTGGGATATGACTCGATTAGTGATGACTATAAGATTCTTAAAATCGACAACAACGGTGGTGATGATTCCAGACCACCCAGTAAAATTCTTGCACTAAAGAGCGATTCTTGGAGAAAAATTGATAACCATCCTCGTATCTTTCACAATTCTACATATCGTGATGGCCCTTTGACATTTGTTTGTGGTGCATTTCATTGGTTATCTAAGGATAAtgtaaacaattattttatgatttcaCTTAATATATCAAGTGAGGTGTACAAAGAGATAGAGTTGCCAGAGGAAATTTGTAATATTCCCAACATGAGGTTTATCAAACGAGACCTTTCAGTAATAGAAGGAATGCTTTGTGCTTTTTGTAGTTGCCTACATCCAAGGTGGGGCACTTTTAAGTTATGGGTAATGAAAGATTATGGTATCAAAGAATCTTGgactatattatataatatacaagaAAGATATATCTATCACAATCTTGGCAtaccaaaatatatatttgcgaATGGTCAAATACTACTCATCTACAATTGTGGTGTTT
This region includes:
- the LOC125875616 gene encoding beta-glucosidase 18-like isoform X2, translated to MKISSTNYFSCLFFLCLLLFVFVNSFEEQKNLKKSEFPDGFLFGTTTSAYQIEGGFLEDGKGLSNWDVFSHTNGRINNGDTGDIADDHYHRFQEDVELMHSIGLNSYRFSISWSRVLPRGRFGKVNLAGVTFYNKLIDSLLLKGITPFVTLNHHDHPHELEEKYGGWLNPVMQEEFSYFAQICFASFGDRVKYWTTINEPNMFAEMAYVRGVYPPARCSPPFGNCSAGNSDTEPLVAMHNMLLAHAKAAKLYREHFQPKHGGFIGIVVHSFMYKPLRNNDFDRDAANRAVLFTAAWVFDPLVHGDYPQEMRKYLLDALPRFTLDERKLIKDSIDFMGINHYGTLYAKDCIHSSCVCSNSSCIAGGDHPIHGYLITLAEKDGVSIGEPTGMSRFFVVPNGMEEIVDYMKKRYHNKPMFVTENGYASLNPTTAQADELQHDTKRVEFHKSYLASLARAIRKGADVHGYFIWSLMDNFEWTSGYELKFGLYYVDRATLDRVPKLSAKWYTDFLTNNSRNGEETGKLISFKYTKANHLSDK
- the LOC125875616 gene encoding beta-glucosidase 18-like isoform X1, with translation MKISSTNYFSCLFFLCLLLFVFVNSFEEQKNLKKSEFPDGFLFGTTTSAYQIEGGFLEDGKGLSNWDVFSHTNGRINNGDTGDIADDHYHRFQEDVELMHSIGLNSYRFSISWSRVLPRGRFGKVNLAGVTFYNKLIDSLLLKGITPFVTLNHHDHPHELEEKYGGWLNPVMQEEFSYFAQICFASFGDRVKYWTTINEPNMFAEMAYVRGVYPPARCSPPFGNCSAGNSDTEPLVAMHNMLLAHAKAAKLYREHFQPKHGGFIGIVVHSFMYKPLRNNDFDRDAANRAVLFTAAWVFDPLVHGDYPQEMRKYLLDALPRFTLDERKLIKDSIDFMGINHYGTLYAKDCIHSSCVCSNSSCIAGGDHPIHGYLITLAEKDGVSIGEPTGMSRFFVVPNGMEEIVDYMKKRYHNKPMFVTENGYASLNPTTAQADELQNDTKRVEFHKSYLASLARAIRKGADVRGYFIWSLMDNFEWTSGYELKFGLYYVDRATLNRVPKLSAKWYTDFLTNNSLNGEETGKLITFKYSSQANHLSDK